Proteins from one Juglans microcarpa x Juglans regia isolate MS1-56 chromosome 6S, Jm3101_v1.0, whole genome shotgun sequence genomic window:
- the LOC121236449 gene encoding transcription factor MYB106-like yields MGRTPCCNADGMNRGPWTPEEDQKLFAYIQQYGCGSWRCLPRKAGLQRCGKSCRLRWNNYLRPDIKRGQFSLLEDRTIIQLHALLGSRWSAIATHLPKRTDNEIKNYWNTHLKKRLTMMGIDPVTHKPKGTVLESANGDPKSASNLSHMAQWENTRLEAEERLVRESQLCYQLYDLPPGFSSGRSSAAASGMLLNETTTSKLAPPRCLDVLKVWESVMLESMLAAGNDHHGGVDSGSVFGLGMGGNCDIASEVSALGFLEINARDHQTYLNEFNEISTMQLHKMNLVTGDVGDRHLHHDYDGVVNNMGNHILSANSLITGSAGSGSSNAVEERARNETDYWHDIINTGSY; encoded by the exons ATGGGAAGGACTCCATGCTGCAACGCCGATGGGATGAACCGAGGTCCATGGACACCGGAAGAAGACCAGAAACTCTTCGCCTATATTCAACAATATGGCTGTGGAAGCTGGCGTTGTTTGCCACGAAAAGCAG GTCTTCAACGATGTGGGAAGAGCTGCAGACTGAGATGGAATAATTACCTCAGACCTGATATTAAGAGGGGGCAGTTCAGTTTACTTGAAGACCGAACCATCATTCAACTTCATGCTCTTCTTGGCAGCAG aTGGTCCGCTATAGCCACACACTTGCCAAAGAGAACTGACAACGAGATCAAGAATTACTGGAACACACATCTTAAGAAAAGGTTGACCATGATGGGCATCGATCCAGTTACTCACAAGCCAAAAGGCACCGTTCTTGAGTCTGCAAATGGTGACCCCAAAAGCGCATCCAATCTTAGCCACATGGCTCAGTGGGAGAACACTCGGCTTGAGGCCGAAGAAAGACTAGTCAGAGAGTCACAGTTATGCTACCAATTATACGATCTGCCGCCAGGCTTCTCTTCAGGAAGATCATCGGCTGCAGCCTCGGGCATGCTACTCAATGAAACAACCACCAGTAAACTCGCACCCCCACGTTGCCTTGACGTTTTGAAAGTATGGGAAAGCGTGATGTTAGAGTCGATGCTAGCTGCAGGAAATGATCATCATGGTGGCGTCGATTCTGGTTCCGTTTTTGGTCTTGGCATGGGTGGCAATTGTGATATTGCCTCTGAGGTATCTGCATTAGGTTTCTTGGAGATCAACGCAAGGGATCATCAAACGTACTTAAATGAATTCAATGAAATATCAACCATGCAGCTCCACAAGATGAATCTGGTTACTGGGGACGTTGGAGATCGTCATCTTCATCATGATTATGATGGTGTTGTTAATAATATGGGCAACCATATTTTATCTGCAAACAGCTTGATTACAGGCAGTGCTGGCAGTGGATCAAGTAATGCTGTCGAGGAACGTGCAAGAAATGAGACGGATTATTGGCATGATATCATTAATACGGGGAGTTATTAA